The Aquila chrysaetos chrysaetos chromosome 25, bAquChr1.4, whole genome shotgun sequence genome includes the window TGCAGTAGGAGCCTGGCAGGGCTGTAGGTGCAGACACTGGGCTGTGAGCAGACGAGTTACTGGAAGCACCAGTTTGCAACAGGGGAGGTGAAACAGGTTGGAGCAAGGCCCAAACTGGGCTTATAACCTGAGGTCTTGGGGAAATGGGGTGAGGAGGCAGCAATGGCAGCTCCTGGGGAGGGAGctggtgggagcagggcaggaaaaaGGCCAGGAGGCAAGAAAAGATGATGACAATAGGGAAATGGGGTGCCTTTCTTCAGCCCTCCCTGAAATGGTCACTGATTGCTGTGGAAAAATGTGTTGAGACgcaaagaacagaagagatgaTGGTGGCGGTGAGGGAAAAACCACAGAGCAGCAAAACGCCAGGGGCCGAGAGCAGctcaggcaggcagaggtgTGGGCACAGGGAGAGGGCGAGCCATGCGCTGGTGCAGAGCCGCTGGGCGCAGGGGAGCCGGGCTCATTTTCATGCTCCAGAGCACAGCAGGCGAGGCTTTCTGTTAGTTAACACTTTGCAGggtgttttctctcctttcttgctATGTCACTTGCTGTTTCAGGCAACCAGCCCCCCAGTAAAATGAGGCTGAGCCTTTCACAGCCCTTCCTGATGCCTCTCCGGCGGGAGGCTGCAGCGTGCATGGCTACTctgcaggctgctccagcaaggCTCAGTTTATTCCTCCTCTGGGCCATTACATGCTGGAGAAAAGAATGTGGTGTCGGGCAGGGAAGCCTGTGAGCATTACTCACTGCTCCCGACTCCGACAAACAGGGGGGAGCCCAGGGTGGTTTCCTCTCAGGAACGCCAGGCGCTGGAAgaggggggatttttttttttaactgcagtttCTCCATCATTGTGTTTCGCAGGGCTTGGTTCACCCCTCGTTGTTTCACAGAGGTGGGGAAATGCCGAGGGGCCTGTCACAGGAAGGGCGGTAGAGGAGTTGGTTTAGCCATGTCCTGGTGCTTGAAGCCACCAGCCATGGGCAAGAGTCAAAGGAGAAGATGTGTAGGGAATAATCAGTCCCCTGgctacctcctcctcctctccagcacaCAAATAGCTGGGGTTGTGGGGGGACCAGGAGGTTTAAAACAGCCATCCATGGGCCAGGCTGAGTGCATCCCAGTCTGGCTCAGCGGTGGTGATGTACTGGGATTTCTCAGGCCGCAGAGACGGCGGGACTCAGCTGTAGATCCTTGCAAGCCACCCAGCCCTTTCTCGCCTCCCTTTAGCTGCCCGCGGGGAGCTGGCTCAGCTCAAGGGAGCTGAGCAAACACATTTTACgccctttctttccccagagCTCCCAACTTTCGCTCCTGCTGGAGACAGTCACTGGCACTTCACCTGCAATTAGCTGGTGACCTGGAAAGTCACCTCGCTGAGCTGCTTATGGAATCAAGCCACCGCCAGGAATTAGTGCTGTCCTTGGCAAAGGAGACAGTTGCAGCTCTCGGGATTTAGCCCTGAAGGGCCTCATTGTCTCTTAGCTGTGTCAGGGAGTGTTGACTAGAAATGGTCCCTGGCTGGGGGGGTCCCATTCTCTCGTTAGCGAGCGTGTGCTGCTTCAGGAGACGAGCCAGCTGGCTGCATGCAAAAGTCCCAGGAAATCCCAGAGCATTCAAACAAAACTGGCCTCCTCACAGAAGTCCCCTCCGAGGGAGCAAAGCATCAGCTTCAGAAAATGGGCTTTCTGAGGTATCGGTTCAGGGATGGGACTGTGGGTATCGGCTGTGCTTGGGGCAGGAGGAGTCCTGGTCTTTGAAGCTGGTCTTTGCAGAGGGATTGCTGACCTGGAGTCTGCCCTGACTTGTATTATACCCATCTGTAAGCTACTTTAGGAGGCCTTACAGTATTAAACTGCATCAAGTATTGAAAATCACTTACAACAGTGGAGCTAGCAGTTCACCCAAGCATACCAAGAGCTCTGGCCACTGTAGTCCGGCTGGACTTTAGTCATGCTGACAAAAAGATGAGATGTCCAGACCATATCAGTCTTAAGAAGAATCAGAGGAGAGAAATGACCCAAGACTTTCCAGAGGGAAAACTATAAAATCCCCAGGCCAGTCTGGCCTTAAAGAGTTAAGAGATTTTTGTCTTATACAGGACAAAATATCTTGATGCTAgcattaatttgtttgtttgccctCCTGGACTGGGACAGCATGGTATGTGCCTGCCTTCTTTGGGCTAAGAAAACTGTGTATTACTCATAAGATGAACAAAGTCTGCCCTGAGATGGCCCAGCCCCGAACTGAACCCATCTTCACAGAAGGCTCCCAAGGGCCCACACTGAGAAGAGTGTTCCCGAAGCGAGGTACAGCAGAGAGGGTTCCTCCTCTCACTGGCTGGCCACCTCCCAGTGACCATCACATGAAATGCCAGAGTTTGGTGTAGCTGTTCgtttcctttctcctttacTGCCCATCTGATGCCCTGCCGCTGCCTTGTGTTTAACCTCCGTGTCTTATCTATACTACCACATTGCTCTTTTATTTGGTGGATCATGAGTCCAAGTGCAGCTCCTCTTATGAACTGCTGGGAGCCTGGTTTCTCCTTGGGAGGTTCTTATACCTATCTCTGTTCCCAGTTCTTATTTGGGGTTGTCAACTGCTGTCTAGTCCATGTACgccccagggctggagggaacCTGTGGCTAGCCCTAATGCAGGCTGCTCCAGCCGATCTGGCTCTCTGGGCAGGGCTTTTACTCTGCTTATGGGCCTTGCTGatgattttatttaacatttgcATTGGAAATGCAGGTCTCCTCCACCCTggtctctgctttctctgctgactGCAAATATGGTAGGTTGGTATTTTTCCCAGATGTCAAACAAGTCGGTCTTGACTGAAGAGCCTCCGGATTTAATTTGTCATTACCTTCTATTTAAGTGAAACACATGACAAACAAAGCAGGTACAGATTCTCTAACCGAGGCTCTCCCTCATCTGAGGGCTGAGGGGTTTTCCTCTTCAACTCCAGAGCCTTCTCACAGGCCTAGAAGCAAAATAGGTAATGAAGACTTGAGGCACTTGCTATTTCTAAGTGAAACCCCCAATCTACCCCTAATCTAATTCATGGCCTTAAATGGCAACAATcaagcaggaagaaagcagcaaccTATTCATCTTCCTTTGTGGGTCATCTTTAAGACACATTTTCTATGAACAAAATTCCCGAAGCATACACGTAACTGGAAATTCCAGCGCTCTGGTCCTGTCTGTACTTGAGATTTGGGATGAGGAGCTACTAGTAACAGTGCTGAGCCAGCTGCTCCCCTTGGACGTTGCTGTGTGCAATGGCTGCGCTCACAGCAGCCCTGGATGACTTTTGCACGGCCCTCTCCGCATCGGTGAAGCGAAGGATCGTATCTCAAGCCCACAGCCCAAGCTAGACTATTTAGCCTGGTTAGAGCCGAGATTGATGATCATCACACACATGACCAGCGAACCTGAAACCGACAGGTTTATATTTAGGGTTTTCCTGGGAGGAAGAGGCTGGTACCTGCAGCCCCCTTGTTAGCACCAAGCCGTTCAGTGCTCATGGGTATCCCGTCTTCCACACCCCGGCTGCTTCCAACCCACAGCATGAACCGGGAGAGGGCTCTTCTCCCAAATGCCCTGCCGCCTCCCCAGAAAACCAGGGTGCTAACGCAGCCAGCGCCCAGGGGCCCGCACAAcagcccggggcgggggtgTCCCGCCAAACCGGCGGggctccctctgctccccgcTGAGTCACTGCTGTGCCCCGTGGCTCCTTGCAGGGCGGATTTACATTTTCAGAGCCGACTCAGGGCTTTGCGGAGCTCGGACCTGGCGTGAGTCAGCTGCCGGGGTGGCAGAGGGCCCGcggctgggagctgctgctgctgagggcgGAGAAGGCCGAGCGGGGGCTCGCCTGGCTCCTGCCGTCCCCGACGCCTCAGCACTGGTGTCCTCGGGGCAGAGGCgaggcagccaggctgctgcccgCTGAACAATTCGGATTTCGCCTCCGCAGAGACCTGCCGCCCTCGAGATGAGGGCGTCCTCAGAGACAACCGAGGCGAGCGTCCCAACATGGACCCGCCACTCCCATCGTGGCGGCGGCGCCGCTCTCAAGATGGCGCCGAACACCGGCTGGCacctcccctccctcccgccgcaCGACAGGCCACGCTCAAGAtggcggcgcggggcggccgcggggacGGCGGGGGTGTGGCGAGCCGCGGAAGCCGGGTCATGGCAGCGCCGGAAGAACCGtgcggcggccgggccggcggggagccAGGCCGGGACGCGGCCGGTTTGAGCGGTGCCCGGGGGAGGCagcgacggcggcggcggcgggaccgCGCGGCCGCCGCCATGTTCCGCTGTGGAGAGGTGAGCCGGGGCGGGAAGGGGCTCTTCTTCCGCCCCGGCCCCTCGGAGGGCCGTTAACCGGGGCTGTTGCGGGGCTCGTCCTCTGCCGCCGtctccctgggctggggctggggggggggagccgggctcCCCCCTCAGGGATGGGGGGCGAGGCGAGAGGGGCTGGAGCCGGCCCCGCGGGCCGTGAAGGGGCTCAAATGGCGGCGGTGGTGCCGGCGGCCCCTCTccccgcggggcccggcccgggtTGCCCGGCGGGCTGGGGAGGCCTCGGGGAGCCGGTTCCTGAGGCGGGCCTGCCGCCGTCTAACGGGGCTGGGTACGGGCGCCGAAATCGCCCTCCCCCGGGGTGGTTCTGTGGGGGTTTTACAGGGGCTGTGATGTGGGAccagctccctccttcccttcaggGGATGCCGTGGCATTAATGCCAATTTGAGCTTTATGAAAGATGATGCTAAAGTCCCAGCCGCCCCCCAAAACCACCGTCATCGcggtggggtgggctgggggggggtccctgcaccGCACAAGGCTGTGTGCTCCCTGTTGCCTTCTTGTCAGGCGGTCctggtgggtttggggtgccTCTTGTCACCCCAGTGTCGAAGGAAGGGAGCGTGGGGTGGAGGAGCAAAGGGGTTCTCGTGTCCCCTTTGGAGCCCAGCTGTCAGTTGTTTCATATGGTTAAGGTGTAAGCATGTTGCACAAGAGCTATGGGTGATCCGGTACTGGACTGCAGTTTCCTTTGTGTGTATTTATCTATGTATCTCACTCTCTATATGGTTATATAACTCTTAAGGTTATTGCAATGGGTGGCACTTAGAGGAAAGATGTAGAAAGAGACTGCTGCGTTATATTTAGAGAGAATCAGGGACAGTCacttttttcattgcaaagtAAGGCGCAAAAGTGGAATGAAcgtaaacattttttttcctcattctaaAGCAGCCAACAGTGAAAGAGCAAGTGAAGGTACTGGGGCTTTGTGTGAAGTTTTGCACTACCTCCATATTGTCTTCTAAGGGAAAGCTTTTGGTTTCTTCATGCAGATGGGTGTACTTAAAGATccaagcatttctgttttgtctcaCTTTGTAAATCCTTACGAGACTCAGGGTATCTGTCTTCTCACAAGCTTTGCTGAAGTTTCTGAGCTagtagtttttctctttttttcttttttctttttttttttttttttttttttacccccagGAGATCGTAAGTGGGGAGAACGAGGAGGAAAGTAATGGTGTCAACTTGATGGAGTTCTCAGATGAGATCCTTTTGCACATCCTCAGCTATGTCCCTTGCACAGACCTTGTCCTGAATGTCAGGAGAACCTGCAGGAAACTCGCAACGCTTTGCCTTGACAAAAGTCTAACCCATACAGTTACACTTCAGAAAGACTATAAGGTGGGGAGAGTAGCTTGTTTCTTCTGTTAGCTATGAAGACAAATCTGGCTTCTGAAAAAATGCCAAGAAGTAGAACTTTCCAATGTGTCTGCTTAAATGAAATGCTCTTGAACTCTGAAATCAAATAAACAATAAACTGTTttataaaagcatttgttttccagaatgCTTTGTTAGAACAGCTCTGTGCTCCCTTAGTTATATAAAATACGTTCAGTGAAAActatcttctctgtgtttctggaagctaaaattaaagtaaatgtgactttccatttgtagCTGTGGTTGTGTACAGTTatcattttctcaaaatacattttccctgTTGTTGTGCAAAAAAATCTTGTGCATACTGCTGTCAGGCATGCAGTCAGCTAAGCCAGAAATTGTATATATgttacaacaaaaataaagcttggGAATGAAGGGTGATACGTTTTATGAGGACTGTATCACCAAGGGCAGGCAAGGGGAAGCCTCTGTCACTCATTTCCAAAAGAGGAAACTGGATGAAGGAGAATGGAAACattcttctttcagtttgaGTTTCTGTAGGTAGCTAGTTCTGCTGAAATagctttgcttttagaaaatgGAGATGGTCCTCCATTCCACTATCAGTTGCTGAACAGATTTGGCCTCACAGTCAGTAATGCAGAACTGCCCAGACTGAGAAGCTAAAGGAGGTGTTAATCTTAAGAGTCCAAGCCAGCTACCAGCAGTATAATAATTCTTAGACTGTGCTAGCATCCTGAGACCTTTGGATGAGCCACATAATCTAAGTGCTAACCACTGTTATCCCCATCATCAGATGGGAAACTGAGTCAGTACACACCATTGCTGTATATCTCATtgaatctggttttgtttgagtACAGGTAAACAAAGACAAAGTGAAGCAACTGATGAGGGATATCGGAAAAGAGATTTACCAGCTGAACATGGCTGGTTGCTATTGGCTGCCCAGCTCCACTATTGATCATGTAACACGGTGCAAGAACCTGGTAAAACTGAACTTGTCTGGGTGCCACGTCACCTCTCTCCGTCTCTCAAAGATGCTGTCCACGCTCCAGCACCTGCGCTCCCTGGCGATAGATGTAAATCCGGGTTTCGATGCCAGTCAGCTAAGCAGTGAGTGTAAAGCCACTCTTAGCCGTGTCTTGGAATTGAAGCAAACTCTTTACACGCCATCATATGGTGTCGTTCCGTGCTGCACTAGCCTTGAgaaactgctgctttattttgagATCCTTGATCGCTCACGAGAAGGTTTTATGCTCTCTGGGCAGCTAATGGTAGGTGAGAGCAATGTGCCCCATTACCAGAACCTCCGCGTCTTCTATGCCAGGCTGGCTCCTGGCTACGTTAATCAGGAGGTGGTGAGGCTGTACTTGGCGGTGCTAAGTGATCGGACACCTGAGAACCTTCACGCCTTCCTTATTTCTGCCCCCGGTAGCTTTGCGGAGACGGGAGCCACTAAAAACCTCCTGGACTCTATGGCTCGAAATGTACGTCTGGATGCTTTACAATTGCCCAAAGCCTGGATTAATGGCTCTGGGCTCCTGCAACACTTGAAGTTCAACAACCCTTTCTACTTCAGCTTTAGCCGATGCACCTTATCTGGTGGTCACCTGATCCAGAGGGTTATTAATGGTGGGAAGGATCTTAAAAGCTTGACCAGTTTGAATCTCAGTGGCTGCGTTCACTGTCTGGCTCCGGAGTCCTTGTTTCGAAAAGCGGAAGATGACATTGACAGTAGCATTCTGGAAAGCCTGGTAGTGTCTTGCTGCAACCTGAGACACCTGAACCTCTCTGCAGCTCACCATCACAGCTCAGAAAGCATAGGGAATCACTTGTGCCAGCTTCTGTCCAGGCTAAAGCACCTGCTCTCATTAGCGTTACCGGTTTGCTCCATCACAGATGTTGCTGCAAATGTGGAAAAGCCTCCCACGGCATCTAATTTGGTGCCCCAAACGTTTGGAAGGAAAGTTCGGATTGGGATACAGACATATCCAAGGAACTTAGCAGACCAGGCAAATCAGAAGATAGAGTCTTCAGTATTCTGGGCTCTGATGGGAAGCCTCCGATTTTTGGAAACCTTGGAAATAATTGGGTCCAGTTTTTCCTCTGCCATGCCCCGCAACGAGCCAGCAATTCGGAACTCGTTGCCTCCTTGTGTCCGGGCACAAAGCGTGGGGGATTCAGAGGTGGCTGCCATTAGCCAATTGACTTACTTGCAGAGCCTCACCTTAGCACAACTGCCAAATATTCTTACTGGCTCTGGGCTTATTAACATTGGATTGCAGTGCCAGCATTTGCGGACTCTTTCGTTGGCCAACCTGGGCATGATGGGGAAGATGGTCTATATGTCTGCTCTCATGGACATGCTGAAACACTGCAAGTGTTTGAGAGATCTCAGGTGAGGGGCTGCTGTTGAACATCTCCATTTTGTTTGCAGATGTCCAGAAATGTAGTGTGTGGTTGGTTGTGGCTAGTCTTAAAACTGTGAGTGTTCCTGTTCTGGTCAAAAGTAGCTGCAAGGACTTGAAAACTGGGTATTTTCCTTCCTGACTTGTGGAGAATGGGAAGGCATCACATGCTGTCCTTGAGGGCTCAGGATATGCCCTTTAACCAGTGTTTTAAGAGCAAAAAATCTCTATGCTGCAACTGCCTTCCTTTTAGATAAGGAAGAGTGGATGCTGCATATTTGGGAGCTAACAGCCTGTCAGGGCCAGGTTAAATAATACATGCCTTTGCTGACTTTTTGGCTTTGCGTACACGCACACCTCTTAAATTTCCAGGAAGGGACTCCTACAATGTCTAGGTAATGTGGCGTTCTCCTCAGATTTTCCAATGAggtatttttctgcctttggttCATATTAAAgtcttgcctttttatttttttatttatttttcttttcttgataaTATATTGAAAACATTCCAAGTTTAGAGTTTGTCCTGTTGGCGTTCCTCTCCTGGTAGGATTTGAAGGGTCCTACCAAGGATCTGATCCTAAAGGGTGCACAAAGGAGCTTCACAGTAGCCCAAATGTGCTTATGAAAGCAAGGGGCACGAACCATAATGGTTTCCTTGCGCCAGTCTATATGAACACAAATGTTATTACTTTAGAAaggtgcttttttccttcttttttccctaaatcAGCTTCTGTTGGTGAAACTGCTAGGCCTGTCAGTCCCATTGTCATCCTCTGTTCACAAATGGGTGTAAAATGGCTAACAGTAGTAACAGCAAGGTCACTCCTGTGATCACAAAGACAGTGTGACTAAAATTATTGCTCATCAGCTGAGACtggtgtttgtgtgcatgttcCTGATGCATTGCAATAGTGAAGGGAGCCACGGTGGCTACAACACCTCAGGAGGGTTTTAATTTTCCACCACTTCCCATTTCTAACAGGCAAGGAGCGTGTTGGTCTCTCATCTAAGGGATGGCAGCGTAATGGCTTGGGTCATGTGAATGTCTCTTTAACCTTCAGGAGACTAAACAGCCACGGAAGAGCTAAGATCTGGCAAAGGAGGTTTGGGTGTGCAGTGTTGCTTCACTCTGTCTAGGCCCTGTAGTTTCCAGAGACTTTGTAATGGAGGCCAAGAGCAATAAAGATGGGAGGCAGCGTAGAGCCTCGAATAAAGGATGAACAAGGGTGCCTCCTTGTAACAGCCAGGCTTTTCGATGTAAGCTGTCATTGTTCTTTCCTGAGTAAAGTCTAAGGTTTTATATAGGTTTAAGAGGATTTTAATGTTTAGCACTTCCTCCTGATAATGtagtttccttttcatttggctaatgctctgctgcttctacccttttttcccttccccatttTCCGGGCTGAGAAACTAGTTTAAGGGGATATTCCAAAGCAACATTGTCATCTAGCGAGTGAAAGGCAGTATTGCAAGTATGGTTGTCGCATCACAGAGATTAACCTAGAAACCTGCTGTAAGGTTGCAGGAGATTCAGCTTTTTGTCCTGAATTTACAGTGGACCAATAACGCAGTTGAAAAACTCAAGAGGCTTCCCATCTccttaatattaattttaatctaTTACCCAACGTGCTTATGGGCTGTTAGGATCTCTTCAGGCAATGCTACCTGACGGGCAGTCACTGGCTGAGTCTCTAAAGCAGAATTTATCAATTAACAGGATTAAGTTGCTGAGATATCCCTGCGTACTACAAAAGCCCATGCAGAGATTATCCAGATCAGGTTGGGACCGACAGCTTGTTATCACCTAATGGATTAACCTTCTTGGAGCTCTTGGCCTTGCTGACCCAATGACTGGGATTCCCAAGTGCTCTGTCTTGTAGTAAATCTGCACTAAGCAGATGTACTCTTCTGGTGACACCAACCCCGAGCAGGTTCTGCTTCCTGCAGACTGGTTTCTGTGAAGGATTCATCCACTTATGCTGCTGGTTAAAACATAGACCCCTTGTTGGTCAGGTATGGCTTCACCATGTCATTTTGTTGTCCTGCTCTGGGCTGTGACGTAAGGTTGCGGATAGCCGTGATAGAGGATCCCGTCTCTCTTCTCTGGGCCAAGTGTTTAAGATAAAGGTTGGTTTGATGATGGTTATTCTTCCTGTGGGAGAGCAGTAGCTTTGATCCTTTTCCATCCTCTTACCAGAGAGCGCTGGTTGTGGTCACTCTCTTGGCTCAGAGGCCCAAGTTCTGCATCAGCATGCGTTCATTGTGGATTTCTCATGCCTGCTTCTCTCTAGGCAGTAAACTGAAGATGACTAGTTTGATCAGTGCTTGGTGCACTGGAGCAGTTAAGTCCTTAAATCCACATCAACTGCTCAGGGGATATCAGGTAGCAAAAACCAGGCTGTGCTTGTCATAAGACCAGAATGGATCTGCTGGTCAGACCTAAGGCCCATCTTACCCAACATGCTTTGTGGAAAACTTGCAAAACCAGGGTTACTCCCTGCGGGTGCTGGAATTCTGCAGTTTAGGGCCTTTCTGCCTATTTGTGTCCTTGTCCTTGAGCACACACTGTTCAAGAGTAACTAGCAAGCAAGAGCTCTGAGCTTGCAATGTTGGGTTTGTTATGCCATACTGCTAGCGCAAGCAGGTAGAAGGTTATCGCATGTGTAAGTGAAACAGACGGTGGGGGACACTGGTTGCTCCATTTGCCAGCCCCCCATGAATGTGTTGTCTTCCCTCTTGTCTGAAAGGGGCCCAAGCATGAATTGCCCATTGacttgtttttgtttattcttgCAGGCTGGAACAGCCATACTTCTGTGCCGGCGCCCAGTTCTTCCAGGCACTGAGTCATTGCTCCTCTCTCCAGCGGCTTTGCATCGTCTCCCGGAGTGGGACTCTGCAGTCTGACGCAGTGATGTCATTCATGGCCAACTGCCTTGAGGTCATCATGTGCCACATGTTTATGGGAGAATCTCTTACCGTTTGCAAAAATCTCCAGCAATCTATTGTCCGGAGGTGAGTGCAGAAGGAGGTTGATGTGGGATTTCTGGAGCTGTTGAAGATTTATCTCCATTTCCTTGCTTGCCAAGGTTTATATGGCTTGGAGCACTTGTTCCAAGAAGCTAATAGGTACTGTGTAACTGCTTGGCACATGAACTAGCCTCTTATTTTAATAAGAGTGAatcagtgaaatatttgaagGTATTATATGAATTTTTGATTCCATTCCCACCCATGTTCTCTGCAGTTCCGTTGGCTGAGTTTAAGTTCTGGATGTAAAGCTCCATCATAAATCAAATGACACTCTTTGTGTAAACAAAACATCTGCCGAcattttaagtactgaaagatTTGACCTTGaagctttcctcctttcccacaaGTGACTAAGATAATTCTCTGTCCTCTAATCACTTGTAAATGTCACTTACTGATAATCCCCTGGCAGCGCAATTCAAAGCCTTTAAAGGGTTGTTGTGAAGGgtttttctttggggggggTGTAGGGTTGGGGGGGAGAATTGGTACAAACTGCCTTTGCACGTTTGGCAGttcttaaatgcattttgcttgGCCCCTTGCAGTGTTCTGAGGCTCACGTGGTGGGAAACGTTTGTGTGTGAGCCGTGAACTGCATTTGAAAAGAGAGCTTTTAATTATGCTTGGCATTTTGAAATCTTCTAATAGTGGCAGTCatcttacaaaatatttcccatGCAACAGACTTtccattataatttttttttttctataaggCTTTTTCTCCGCcttcagtctgttttctttgtcaCCTACTGTTGCTTTGCCCTGTTAAGCtctaataaaaatttcaaatcaCACGGCATTATTACTGCATCCTAAAGGGtgctcctcccccccagcctttCTCCAGCTTCAAGCTGACTTATTACACTTGGCTTGTTTCCGCAGATCAAATCCAGAAGAGCCTATGACTATATTAGCTACCTACCAAACTGCACACGAGATTGTTTGTTACTGCCTCTAAAAGGCTCTGTGTCCTTCTGGGATGGTGATTGTTGGAAACATCCAAGTAAATTCCTTGTGATGTGACAAGGATTCtttgagtttgtttttcacAGGGCTTCATATctgtaaaaacatttcatgGTTGATTTCAGTTGTGCTTTGGGGATCCTTAGAAAGGACCAAAAATCCGCAGttcccattttttattttgccctCCCCTCTGAGATGCCATTGCAGCACTGGCCAAAATTTTAATGTTCACTTACTGAGTAGAAATACGCTGTTCTGCAGTCTTTTCTCcgtctttttctctgttgtggACAGATTCTCACTACATTCTGTGCCTCTTAATAAATTAAACACTGGGAACTTTCTAAAGAGCAGC containing:
- the FBXL18 gene encoding F-box/LRR-repeat protein 18 isoform X1, whose amino-acid sequence is MFRCGEEIVSGENEEESNGVNLMEFSDEILLHILSYVPCTDLVLNVRRTCRKLATLCLDKSLTHTVTLQKDYKVNKDKVKQLMRDIGKEIYQLNMAGCYWLPSSTIDHVTRCKNLVKLNLSGCHVTSLRLSKMLSTLQHLRSLAIDVNPGFDASQLSSECKATLSRVLELKQTLYTPSYGVVPCCTSLEKLLLYFEILDRSREGFMLSGQLMVGESNVPHYQNLRVFYARLAPGYVNQEVVRLYLAVLSDRTPENLHAFLISAPGSFAETGATKNLLDSMARNVRLDALQLPKAWINGSGLLQHLKFNNPFYFSFSRCTLSGGHLIQRVINGGKDLKSLTSLNLSGCVHCLAPESLFRKAEDDIDSSILESLVVSCCNLRHLNLSAAHHHSSESIGNHLCQLLSRLKHLLSLALPVCSITDVAANVEKPPTASNLVPQTFGRKVRIGIQTYPRNLADQANQKIESSVFWALMGSLRFLETLEIIGSSFSSAMPRNEPAIRNSLPPCVRAQSVGDSEVAAISQLTYLQSLTLAQLPNILTGSGLINIGLQCQHLRTLSLANLGMMGKMVYMSALMDMLKHCKCLRDLRLEQPYFCAGAQFFQALSHCSSLQRLCIVSRSGTLQSDAVMSFMANCLEVIMCHMFMGESLTVCKNLQQSIVRRCGCTGGFGSQKRLGLIQGEQTGFSCAVVLEDASRRTALH
- the FBXL18 gene encoding F-box/LRR-repeat protein 18 isoform X2; the protein is MFRCGEEIVSGENEEESNGVNLMEFSDEILLHILSYVPCTDLVLNVRRTCRKLATLCLDKSLTHTVTLQKDYKVNKDKVKQLMRDIGKEIYQLNMAGCYWLPSSTIDHVTRCKNLVKLNLSGCHVTSLRLSKMLSTLQHLRSLAIDVNPGFDASQLSSECKATLSRVLELKQTLYTPSYGVVPCCTSLEKLLLYFEILDRSREGFMLSGQLMVGESNVPHYQNLRVFYARLAPGYVNQEVVRLYLAVLSDRTPENLHAFLISAPGSFAETGATKNLLDSMARNVRLDALQLPKAWINGSGLLQHLKFNNPFYFSFSRCTLSGGHLIQRVINGGKDLKSLTSLNLSGCVHCLAPESLFRKAEDDIDSSILESLVVSCCNLRHLNLSAAHHHSSESIGNHLCQLLSRLKHLLSLALPVCSITDVAANVEKPPTASNLVPQTFGRKVRIGIQTYPRNLADQANQKIESSVFWALMGSLRFLETLEIIGSSFSSAMPRNEPAIRNSLPPCVRAQSVGDSEVAAISQLTYLQSLTLAQLPNILTGSGLINIGLQCQHLRTLSLANLGMMGKMVYMSALMDMLKHCKCLRDLRLEQPYFCAGAQFFQALSHCSSLQRLCIVSRSGTLQSDAVMSFMANCLEVIMCHMFMGESLTVCKNLQQSIVRRYCLLSPGFSSAQQRLV